One Armatimonadota bacterium DNA window includes the following coding sequences:
- a CDS encoding DUF481 domain-containing protein: MRILLAVSLVALVICSYAQDGQWKGSVGLSLSVSRATKNSEGLDLIFGAQREQGSTKTIVSAAYLFAKQDGATTTDAWFANADQNFALRDVWYGFVALGLRNDRINLLDLRTLIGGGLGYRAIRRSDMNLSLEAGATWVKEDFVGAAGTSTLNGRAGYLFDMALWNGAILKHDLTFLPKLSDFDDYYSIARVVIEQELGGAFTVNLLAIFDYDSTPAPGAKKATSRYILALGKKF; encoded by the coding sequence ATGAGGATTCTTCTCGCCGTTTCGCTCGTCGCGCTCGTCATCTGTTCCTATGCTCAGGACGGCCAGTGGAAAGGCTCGGTCGGTCTCAGCCTCTCCGTCAGCCGCGCCACCAAGAACAGCGAAGGTCTGGACTTGATCTTTGGCGCCCAGCGCGAGCAAGGCTCCACAAAAACCATCGTCTCGGCCGCCTATCTGTTTGCCAAGCAGGACGGTGCGACCACCACCGACGCCTGGTTCGCTAACGCCGATCAGAACTTTGCCTTGCGCGACGTTTGGTACGGCTTTGTGGCGCTGGGCCTTCGCAATGATCGGATCAACTTGCTGGATCTGCGAACTCTGATCGGCGGAGGGCTAGGCTATAGGGCGATCCGACGTTCCGACATGAACCTGAGCCTCGAAGCGGGCGCGACATGGGTCAAGGAGGACTTTGTCGGCGCCGCAGGCACCAGCACGCTCAATGGTCGGGCGGGCTATTTGTTCGATATGGCTTTGTGGAACGGCGCCATCCTCAAGCACGACCTGACCTTCCTGCCCAAACTGAGCGATTTTGACGACTATTACTCCATCGCTCGGGTGGTAATCGAGCAGGAGTTGGGCGGCGCGTTCACGGTCAATTTGCTGGCGATTTTCGACTACGATTCGACCCCGGCGCCCGGCGCAAAGAAGGCGACCAGCCGTTACATCTTGGCGTTGGGGAAGAAGTTCTAG
- a CDS encoding type II toxin-antitoxin system HicB family antitoxin, with product MRLYVHIQPDMDGGYIATVPGLPGCITKGNSKQEAIALAQRAIEGYIDLLRRNGEPIPFGLGESHVEEVDVRIPHMPA from the coding sequence ATGCGACTATACGTTCATATCCAGCCGGACATGGACGGCGGTTATATCGCCACAGTGCCGGGTCTTCCCGGATGTATCACAAAAGGCAATAGCAAGCAAGAGGCTATCGCGTTAGCCCAGCGCGCTATCGAAGGCTATATCGATCTGTTGCGCCGGAATGGCGAGCCGATCCCATTTGGCTTAGGAGAGAGCCATGTGGAAGAGGTGGACGTGCGCATTCCCCACATGCCTGCGTGA
- a CDS encoding fibronectin-binding domain-containing protein translates to MSPRPIFDSVSLYAIVCELQSWAGGEIQGVDQPKPTEVSLVVNCQNSIRRLLVSLDPRLPLMLASTIRPPKGTGHLSTFLHKRLKGARITAIRQLGFDRITLIDVETAEGDRERLVAELTGNRCNLFYLDSEGRALAAARWIPPAKSKHRPMQPGSHYSPPPGYDPDRKTPLDAQTLEACKGWLSPFSIEQAEQDFQAWQNRLKNLEFSPVAIYDEEKKRIIGAYPFPVGTIPAQQQVSRESLSNAWEQAAKAILTARESEQTLATLAGQIAKALDARQSALQDVRMAAQDASEADKWQRYGELILAYGYTAKAKSFLEAPDYGLEGSPIAQIDLDPEKSTPENAAFYFDKAKRSRENLEGLQRRAEAIEQEIERLQAFLLKLEGSTDLDKLKEEAEQQGWLRIQRQQARRDEEKPFGGHRVRQLLSPDGYQVLMGESAQANDYLTTKVASPNDIWLHVRQAVGAHVVIRTENRPERVPRRTIEFAALAAARNSADKHAGAVLVDYTLKKHVRKPRKSAPGIALYTRERTITVNPRQGN, encoded by the coding sequence GTGAGCCCGAGACCGATCTTCGACTCCGTATCGCTCTATGCGATCGTCTGCGAGCTTCAGAGCTGGGCAGGCGGCGAGATTCAAGGCGTCGACCAGCCAAAGCCGACCGAAGTTTCGCTCGTCGTCAATTGCCAAAACTCTATCCGTCGCTTGCTGGTCTCGCTCGACCCCCGGCTGCCGCTTATGCTTGCTTCTACAATCCGTCCGCCCAAAGGAACCGGCCATCTTAGTACATTCCTGCACAAACGGCTAAAAGGCGCGCGCATCACGGCGATCCGACAGTTAGGATTCGATCGCATAACCCTCATAGACGTTGAAACAGCCGAGGGAGACAGAGAGCGATTAGTAGCGGAACTGACGGGAAATCGCTGCAATCTCTTCTATCTCGACTCGGAGGGCCGCGCGCTGGCGGCCGCCCGCTGGATCCCGCCCGCCAAGAGCAAACATCGTCCTATGCAGCCCGGATCGCACTACTCCCCGCCGCCCGGATACGACCCAGATCGCAAGACGCCCCTTGATGCGCAGACCTTAGAAGCGTGCAAAGGCTGGCTGAGCCCGTTCTCGATAGAGCAAGCAGAACAAGACTTCCAAGCCTGGCAAAATCGCTTGAAAAACCTCGAGTTCTCTCCAGTGGCCATCTATGACGAGGAAAAGAAGCGCATCATCGGCGCATACCCGTTCCCCGTCGGCACAATTCCAGCGCAGCAGCAAGTCTCCCGCGAATCGCTCAGCAATGCCTGGGAGCAAGCCGCTAAGGCCATCCTGACGGCGCGAGAATCCGAGCAAACCCTTGCAACGCTCGCTGGCCAGATTGCCAAAGCCCTCGATGCCCGTCAAAGCGCATTGCAAGACGTGCGCATGGCGGCGCAAGACGCCTCCGAAGCCGATAAATGGCAGCGATACGGCGAACTCATCCTTGCGTACGGCTATACGGCTAAGGCAAAATCCTTTCTCGAAGCGCCCGATTATGGCCTGGAGGGCTCGCCCATCGCCCAGATCGATCTAGACCCAGAAAAATCTACGCCCGAGAATGCCGCCTTCTATTTCGACAAGGCCAAACGATCTCGAGAGAACCTTGAAGGCCTCCAACGACGGGCCGAGGCCATCGAGCAAGAAATCGAACGCCTGCAAGCCTTCCTGCTCAAGCTCGAAGGCTCGACCGACCTGGACAAGCTGAAAGAAGAGGCCGAGCAACAGGGCTGGCTCAGAATCCAAAGGCAGCAAGCCAGGCGCGACGAAGAGAAGCCATTCGGAGGGCATCGCGTCAGGCAATTGCTAAGCCCGGACGGTTATCAGGTGCTGATGGGCGAATCGGCGCAAGCCAACGACTATCTGACCACAAAAGTCGCCTCGCCCAACGACATTTGGCTGCACGTTCGCCAAGCGGTCGGCGCGCATGTCGTCATTCGTACGGAGAACCGACCAGAGCGAGTGCCTCGTCGCACCATAGAATTCGCCGCACTGGCCGCCGCTCGAAACAGCGCCGACAAGCACGCGGGAGCGGTGCTGGTGGACTATACGCTCAAGAAACATGTTCGCAAGCCGAGGAAATCGGCCCCAGGCATCGCGCTCTACACGAGAGAAAGAACCATCACCGTGAATCCTCGCCAAGGGAACTAA
- a CDS encoding sigma-70 family RNA polymerase sigma factor has translation MSLFNRNREHEEFERLSARVAPDLYNMALRLTRNVDGAKDLLQDALLRAFEKFHQFQTGSNFKAWSFRILFTIFYNQYKRQRKELRSVSLDQLIDQQDSTWEPRSWERTPEEWLLASMMDEPVERALRDLPNEYRDVVLLVDVQGLSYEDAAIALDVPIGTIRSRLFRGRLQLRSALREHAARLGYLDEGARP, from the coding sequence ATGTCCCTTTTTAATCGAAACCGAGAGCACGAAGAGTTCGAGCGGCTCAGCGCCCGCGTCGCGCCCGATCTGTACAACATGGCGCTGCGCCTAACGCGCAACGTCGACGGCGCCAAAGATCTCTTGCAGGACGCGCTGCTCAGAGCCTTCGAAAAGTTCCATCAATTTCAAACCGGCTCGAATTTCAAAGCGTGGTCGTTTAGAATCTTGTTCACGATCTTTTACAATCAATATAAGCGGCAGAGGAAGGAGCTTCGCTCCGTCTCGCTCGATCAACTGATCGATCAACAAGACTCCACATGGGAGCCCCGAAGCTGGGAGCGGACTCCCGAAGAGTGGCTGTTAGCCTCGATGATGGACGAGCCTGTCGAAAGGGCCTTGCGCGATCTGCCCAATGAGTATCGCGACGTTGTGCTGCTGGTCGATGTGCAGGGATTGAGCTACGAGGATGCTGCCATCGCCCTGGACGTGCCTATCGGAACTATTCGGTCTCGCCTCTTTCGAGGCAGGCTTCAGCTTCGATCCGCCTTGCGCGAACATGCGGCTCGCTTGGGATACCTGGACGAGGGCGCGCGGCCATGA
- a CDS encoding DUF1559 domain-containing protein: MKRKVGFTLIELLVVIAIIAILAAILFPVFARAREKARQTQCASNMRQMGIGVQMYLQDYDETFPLDSHTGTNAPWVWIRAIEPYVKTGLLYRCPTDPSINFEKPLQGYVTTRKTSYGTNFWMLPRLMVDDMTTHCTGYNHLALIKAASNVVYIAELKENMSGGADHFHPAAWSFPNNCGTYVDLEQEMARQWHDEGANYVYVDGHVKWSKFSQLWTDDGRIDAFDPRRD, from the coding sequence ATGAAGAGGAAGGTTGGTTTTACCTTAATCGAGCTGTTGGTGGTGATCGCGATCATTGCCATTTTGGCGGCTATTCTGTTTCCGGTTTTTGCCCGTGCGAGAGAGAAGGCGCGGCAGACCCAATGCGCCAGCAACATGCGGCAGATGGGCATCGGTGTGCAGATGTATCTGCAGGATTACGACGAGACGTTTCCGCTCGATTCGCACACGGGCACCAATGCGCCGTGGGTTTGGATTCGGGCGATCGAGCCTTATGTCAAGACAGGCCTGCTATACCGATGTCCGACGGATCCGAGCATCAACTTCGAGAAACCGTTGCAGGGCTATGTTACGACGCGGAAGACTTCGTACGGCACCAACTTTTGGATGCTGCCCCGACTGATGGTGGACGACATGACCACGCACTGCACGGGCTACAACCACTTAGCGCTGATAAAGGCGGCTTCGAACGTGGTCTACATTGCCGAGCTTAAGGAGAACATGTCGGGCGGAGCGGACCACTTTCATCCCGCCGCATGGTCTTTTCCCAACAACTGCGGCACGTATGTCGATCTTGAGCAGGAGATGGCGCGTCAATGGCACGACGAGGGCGCGAACTATGTTTATGTGGACGGGCACGTCAAGTGGTCAAAGTTCAGCCAACTCTGGACGGACGACGGCAGGATCGACGCATTTGACCCGAGGCGCGATTAG
- a CDS encoding PEP-CTERM sorting domain-containing protein (PEP-CTERM proteins occur, often in large numbers, in the proteomes of bacteria that also encode an exosortase, a predicted intramembrane cysteine proteinase. The presence of a PEP-CTERM domain at a protein's C-terminus predicts cleavage within the sorting domain, followed by covalent anchoring to some some component of the (usually Gram-negative) cell surface. Many PEP-CTERM proteins exhibit an unusual sequence composition that includes large numbers of potential glycosylation sites. Expression of one such protein has been shown restore the ability of a bacterium to form floc, a type of biofilm.) yields MRTFTMHMRIAMAALTALALTVSPGLAQHDDDLQLSHDGIRLEIVEPDEITDDNILELEFEELIPGLLWGVELGFEIFHSNGLPTLQRAMVQQRWIAPGLFGTIEGEIDPIFGEGLPGSLLLDQNRDHAHVVFTTTQLGEKWFRFRLEGGLAADGTRLFDSKDYWIAITPEPASMFALATGLGGLALARRRLNRK; encoded by the coding sequence ATGAGGACGTTCACTATGCATATGCGTATTGCTATGGCCGCACTGACCGCCCTGGCTTTGACCGTTTCGCCAGGGCTTGCCCAGCACGACGACGACCTGCAGCTGAGCCATGATGGCATTCGGCTGGAGATCGTCGAACCCGACGAGATCACCGACGACAACATTCTGGAGCTGGAGTTTGAGGAGTTGATCCCCGGCCTTTTGTGGGGCGTCGAACTCGGCTTCGAGATCTTTCACAGCAACGGCCTGCCGACCTTGCAGCGCGCCATGGTTCAGCAGCGCTGGATCGCGCCTGGATTGTTCGGCACGATCGAGGGCGAGATCGACCCGATATTTGGCGAGGGATTGCCCGGCTCGTTGCTGCTCGACCAGAACCGCGACCACGCTCACGTGGTCTTTACGACAACCCAACTGGGCGAGAAATGGTTTCGATTTCGATTGGAGGGCGGCCTTGCTGCCGATGGAACCCGACTGTTCGATTCGAAAGACTACTGGATAGCCATAACGCCAGAACCGGCTTCGATGTTTGCCCTTGCGACGGGTCTTGGAGGCTTGGCTCTGGCTCGACGACGCCTTAACCGCAAGTAA
- a CDS encoding ATP-binding protein — MDERPIGRVIGTESKPNTAYRFYFWAPLDARIGIGSLVVVRHGELRVWGVVEEGHGYNDAQTPFYDYLGFDGDPNALPPTQRPEMRLYEAAVLRRDPDSPVQPVPIAPVYLSSGEDVSLSLRMDDIPEARRIPVGAHDNDGVISPICVDADFLIGPEAGHLNVTGASGLAAKTSAIQFVLASLFQKAAGSLAVVCFNVKGGDLLFLDQPPAEALPEEDLKIYEAVGIDPKPFEKVRYYAPLREDLVNLASLRTHPDLVGDVRPLQWGLREVMRYAEITMNRDDVDARADAFLSFLRQRVVDPGEYEFDDGFKLPVTNFEELKVWFDRALREIEQSRDERWHSHAVQTIRKVFNRVNNLTVRYAGLVSSGNETLDLPWGEFEDRAIYAIDMANLRAEAQDLIFTRVISELRERMENQDLGVDRVVVVVDELNQYAESSGQETYILRTLRDICARGRYLGLTLFGAQQFRSRIDRQIVGNCSTAFYGRSEMEELAQAPYQIFTPAIKEKLGTLRVGEMLVRHPYFAQPVWARFPRPPVMSGKDGMAKYPPERLPFADAVVARLRAEYPNLRPNEVYDALSGRQNDQAAVNALVKTLSAKPKADEALRFFAGLLGKPIVETSPRPPIADYPTDDPTSLSEDDPFK; from the coding sequence ATGGACGAGCGACCTATCGGACGGGTCATAGGGACGGAGAGCAAACCCAACACCGCTTACCGCTTTTACTTCTGGGCGCCGCTCGACGCCCGCATCGGCATCGGTTCGCTGGTCGTCGTGCGCCATGGCGAATTGAGAGTTTGGGGCGTGGTGGAGGAAGGCCACGGTTACAACGACGCTCAGACGCCCTTTTACGACTATTTGGGTTTTGACGGCGACCCGAATGCGTTGCCGCCCACTCAAAGGCCAGAGATGCGACTGTACGAGGCCGCCGTGCTGCGGCGCGACCCCGATTCGCCCGTCCAGCCCGTACCCATCGCGCCCGTCTATCTCTCGAGCGGCGAGGACGTCTCGCTTTCGCTGCGCATGGACGACATCCCCGAAGCGCGGCGCATTCCCGTCGGTGCGCACGACAACGACGGCGTTATCTCGCCGATTTGCGTCGATGCCGATTTTCTGATCGGCCCGGAAGCCGGGCATCTAAACGTTACCGGCGCCAGCGGTTTAGCGGCGAAGACGAGCGCGATCCAATTTGTGCTGGCGTCCCTCTTTCAAAAGGCCGCTGGGAGCCTTGCTGTGGTCTGTTTCAACGTTAAGGGCGGCGACTTGCTATTTCTGGACCAACCGCCTGCGGAAGCGCTGCCGGAAGAGGACTTGAAGATTTACGAGGCGGTGGGAATTGATCCAAAGCCGTTCGAGAAGGTTCGCTACTATGCGCCGCTTCGAGAGGATTTGGTGAATCTGGCTTCTTTGCGAACCCATCCCGATCTTGTCGGCGATGTCAGGCCCTTGCAGTGGGGCTTGCGCGAGGTGATGCGATACGCCGAGATCACGATGAATCGGGACGATGTGGATGCCCGCGCCGATGCTTTTTTGAGCTTCTTGCGCCAGCGCGTGGTCGATCCGGGCGAGTATGAATTTGACGATGGGTTCAAGTTGCCGGTTACGAACTTCGAGGAGCTTAAAGTCTGGTTCGACCGGGCGCTGCGCGAGATCGAGCAGAGCCGCGACGAGCGCTGGCATTCTCACGCCGTGCAGACGATACGAAAGGTCTTCAATCGCGTCAACAATCTCACCGTTCGCTATGCGGGGCTGGTGTCTTCGGGCAACGAGACGCTCGACTTGCCGTGGGGCGAGTTCGAGGATCGTGCGATTTACGCGATCGATATGGCCAATCTTCGAGCCGAAGCCCAAGATTTGATTTTTACCCGCGTGATCAGCGAGCTTCGCGAGCGGATGGAGAATCAGGACTTGGGCGTGGATCGGGTGGTTGTGGTGGTGGACGAGCTGAACCAGTATGCCGAGTCGAGCGGGCAGGAGACTTACATTCTGCGCACTCTGCGCGACATATGCGCCCGGGGACGATATTTAGGCTTGACGCTGTTTGGCGCTCAGCAGTTTCGCAGCCGTATCGATCGGCAGATTGTGGGCAACTGTTCGACCGCCTTTTATGGCCGATCCGAGATGGAGGAACTGGCGCAGGCGCCCTATCAGATATTTACGCCCGCTATCAAGGAGAAGTTGGGCACATTGAGGGTGGGCGAGATGTTGGTGCGGCATCCGTACTTTGCTCAACCGGTTTGGGCGCGCTTTCCCAGGCCGCCGGTGATGTCGGGCAAGGACGGCATGGCCAAATATCCGCCTGAGAGGCTTCCGTTTGCCGATGCGGTCGTCGCGCGGCTTCGAGCGGAGTATCCCAACCTAAGGCCGAACGAGGTTTACGACGCATTGTCGGGAAGACAGAACGATCAGGCGGCGGTCAACGCGCTTGTCAAGACCCTGAGCGCCAAGCCAAAAGCGGACGAGGCGCTGCGGTTTTTTGCCGGTTTGTTAGGGAAGCCCATTGTAGAAACCTCGCCTCGGCCGCCCATTGCCGACTATCCGACGGACGACCCGACTTCGCTTTCGGAGGACGATCCGTTCAAATGA
- a CDS encoding metallophosphoesterase produces the protein MKIAHLSDVHLGYRDFNRTDPTGINQRQKDVEQAFVNALKVCLEIEPDLIIIAGDLFHAVRPTNYTVVAAFNHLARFQDHRNHKPLLIVAGNHETPKTAEAGNILALFRNIRGITVVTDRIERVRLEEFGASVLCVPSRGVRDIQPTSLAPDPKSAVNLLCVHGPLQDVGRYRSDSSLPQSHVIKAGWDYIALGDYHVFQQLSPNACYSGSTEYTTTNIWEELTVSKVVVEYDTDTKALTKHEIPQARKFLDLPIIDASGLEPAEVLEAMVGNAKEIDDAVARQKIVEIDFEKRRRVSGEIVRQLKSRALHYKMIFEAPHSLSVAAGRSLTHGRTLEESWSEFMATAELPKTIDRRAVVALGTKYLQEAAE, from the coding sequence ATGAAGATCGCCCATCTGAGCGACGTTCATTTGGGCTATCGGGATTTCAACCGCACCGATCCGACCGGCATCAACCAGCGGCAAAAGGATGTGGAGCAGGCTTTTGTCAACGCGCTCAAAGTCTGTTTGGAGATCGAGCCCGACCTGATCATTATCGCGGGCGACCTGTTTCATGCCGTGCGCCCCACCAACTACACTGTGGTAGCGGCGTTCAACCATTTGGCTCGGTTTCAAGACCATCGCAACCATAAGCCGCTTCTCATCGTTGCGGGCAATCATGAGACGCCCAAGACGGCCGAGGCGGGCAATATTCTCGCCCTGTTTCGCAATATCCGGGGCATTACCGTCGTTACGGATCGAATTGAGCGGGTACGGCTCGAAGAGTTTGGCGCGTCCGTGCTTTGCGTGCCTTCTCGCGGCGTGCGAGACATTCAACCGACCTCGCTGGCGCCCGACCCCAAGTCTGCGGTGAATTTGTTGTGCGTGCACGGGCCTCTGCAGGATGTTGGGCGGTATCGATCCGACTCGTCGCTTCCCCAGAGCCATGTGATCAAGGCGGGATGGGACTATATCGCCCTGGGCGATTATCACGTGTTTCAGCAACTGTCTCCCAATGCCTGCTATTCGGGTTCGACAGAGTACACGACCACCAACATTTGGGAAGAGTTGACCGTGTCCAAAGTGGTCGTCGAGTACGACACAGACACTAAGGCGCTGACCAAGCATGAGATTCCCCAGGCTAGGAAGTTTCTCGATCTGCCGATCATCGATGCCTCGGGGCTAGAGCCTGCCGAGGTTTTGGAGGCGATGGTCGGCAATGCCAAAGAGATCGACGATGCGGTGGCGCGGCAAAAGATTGTCGAGATCGATTTTGAGAAGCGGCGGCGCGTATCGGGCGAGATTGTGCGTCAGCTCAAGTCTCGCGCGCTCCATTACAAGATGATTTTCGAGGCGCCGCACTCGCTCTCAGTGGCTGCCGGCCGTTCTCTTACGCACGGTCGCACGCTTGAGGAGTCATGGTCGGAGTTTATGGCGACGGCAGAGTTGCCGAAGACGATCGACCGTCGGGCTGTGGTGGCGCTGGGCACGAAGTATCTTCAGGAGGCTGCCGAATAG
- the cax gene encoding calcium/proton exchanger has translation MLKQLARPSLNWLLVFFPLAIVLEVAHARFHASWSTPTLIFVASCIAIIPMAGWMGHATERLAARLGEGIGGLLNATFGNAAEMIIAIVALIKAAQDPSRAEFMHGIIKASLTGSIIGNALLVLGLGLLVGGVRHPSQRFNPTAARASATLLTLAVAALFMPALFHHFGNREAAVVQDLSLEISIVLLLVYGLSLVFALKTHKHLYVGETAEVEEGLAHHHGEAQWSVGKSMTALVLATIGVSILAHMMVGSVESTAEAVGWSELFVGVIVVAIVGNAAEHSTAVIAAYRNRMDLSMTIALGSSIQIALFVAPALVLLGYALGRPLDLLFTVPEIAAIFLCALVVSQISVDGESNWLEGVMLLTLYLMMGALFFYLPS, from the coding sequence ATGTTGAAACAGCTCGCAAGACCCTCGCTCAACTGGCTGCTCGTCTTCTTCCCTCTGGCTATCGTGTTGGAGGTCGCGCACGCTCGCTTTCATGCTTCTTGGTCGACGCCGACGCTCATCTTCGTCGCTTCGTGCATCGCCATTATTCCTATGGCCGGATGGATGGGGCATGCTACAGAACGGCTTGCGGCGCGGTTGGGAGAAGGCATCGGGGGGCTATTGAACGCGACCTTTGGCAATGCGGCGGAGATGATTATCGCTATCGTCGCGCTGATCAAAGCGGCCCAAGATCCCTCTCGCGCGGAGTTTATGCACGGCATCATCAAGGCGTCGCTCACCGGCTCGATCATTGGGAACGCGCTGCTCGTTTTGGGGTTAGGGCTGTTAGTGGGGGGCGTCCGGCATCCGTCTCAGCGGTTTAATCCGACAGCGGCTCGGGCGTCGGCCACTTTGCTGACGTTGGCCGTTGCCGCGCTCTTTATGCCTGCGCTGTTTCATCACTTTGGCAATCGCGAGGCGGCCGTCGTACAGGATTTGAGCCTCGAAATCAGTATTGTGCTTTTGCTGGTTTACGGGCTGAGCCTTGTGTTTGCGCTCAAGACCCACAAGCATCTTTATGTAGGCGAGACGGCGGAAGTGGAAGAGGGATTAGCGCATCATCATGGCGAGGCGCAATGGTCGGTCGGCAAGTCGATGACCGCGCTAGTGCTGGCTACTATCGGCGTATCGATCTTGGCGCATATGATGGTCGGTTCGGTCGAAAGCACGGCAGAGGCGGTCGGGTGGAGCGAACTGTTCGTCGGCGTGATCGTTGTGGCGATCGTCGGCAATGCGGCGGAACACAGCACGGCGGTGATAGCGGCCTATCGCAATCGTATGGATTTGAGCATGACCATTGCGCTCGGCTCGTCGATCCAGATTGCGCTCTTTGTCGCGCCGGCGTTAGTCCTGCTCGGGTACGCGCTGGGCCGGCCGCTCGATCTGCTCTTCACCGTGCCCGAGATCGCGGCCATCTTCCTTTGCGCTTTGGTCGTCAGCCAGATTTCCGTCGACGGGGAGAGCAACTGGCTGGAGGGGGTCATGCTGCTCACCCTCTACCTCATGATGGGCGCCCTCTTCTTCTACCTGCCGTCGTAG
- the rpmE gene encoding 50S ribosomal protein L31 — MKKGIHPTVQTVTVTCGCGNTFQTLSVRDEVRVEICAACHPVFRGEGGMRIVDTEGRVEKFMKKYQNFGQAKK, encoded by the coding sequence ATGAAGAAAGGAATCCATCCAACGGTTCAAACCGTTACGGTTACTTGCGGTTGCGGCAATACGTTTCAGACCCTTTCCGTTCGGGACGAGGTGAGGGTTGAAATATGCGCGGCGTGCCATCCCGTCTTTCGGGGCGAGGGCGGCATGCGCATTGTGGACACCGAGGGCCGGGTCGAGAAGTTCATGAAGAAGTATCAGAACTTTGGCCAGGCCAAGAAGTAG
- the mutY gene encoding A/G-specific adenine glycosylase, whose translation MDRLRALLLDWYDRNKRALPWRDSNDPYRIWLAEAMLQQTQTATVLPYYERFVQRFPTIQTLADADQSEVEKAWEGLGYYSRARNLRKAARMVMEELGGELPQEASDLQGLPGIGRYTAGAVSSIAFGRREPVVDGNVERVICRAFALDMPAGSARNRRLWEIAAELVDPERPGDFNQALMELGATVCTKHNPLCGECPWRDACKAFADGVVEDLPRPKERPAGVRMTVACAIVRRGEEIAVARRVEGGLWGGLWEFPQASVFEGEDAESAARRAALAIGLTAGRLSAVGRFRAQATHRRIELCAFFGLMESGEMEADFGPESQRRPDTVLPGPYSDARWASLDELSSLAMSAPMRRVVKAISGG comes from the coding sequence ATGGATCGGCTGCGCGCCTTGCTGTTGGATTGGTACGACCGCAACAAGCGGGCGCTGCCTTGGCGCGATTCGAACGATCCCTATCGCATTTGGCTGGCCGAGGCGATGCTTCAGCAGACGCAGACCGCGACCGTGCTTCCTTATTACGAGAGGTTCGTTCAGCGGTTCCCAACGATCCAAACTCTGGCCGATGCCGATCAGAGCGAGGTGGAGAAGGCGTGGGAGGGGCTTGGCTACTATTCGCGGGCGCGAAATCTGCGGAAGGCGGCGCGTATGGTGATGGAGGAGCTTGGCGGCGAGCTTCCCCAGGAGGCGAGCGATTTGCAGGGTCTGCCGGGCATTGGTCGATATACGGCGGGGGCGGTTTCTAGCATTGCTTTTGGTCGGCGTGAGCCTGTGGTGGACGGGAATGTGGAGAGGGTTATATGCCGGGCGTTTGCGTTGGACATGCCGGCCGGGAGCGCGAGGAATCGTCGGTTGTGGGAGATTGCCGCAGAATTGGTGGATCCGGAGCGACCGGGGGATTTTAACCAAGCGTTGATGGAACTGGGCGCGACGGTCTGTACCAAGCACAATCCTTTGTGCGGCGAATGTCCTTGGCGCGATGCGTGCAAGGCGTTTGCCGATGGGGTCGTTGAGGATTTGCCCAGGCCTAAGGAGCGGCCTGCAGGGGTGAGGATGACTGTGGCTTGCGCAATCGTGCGCCGAGGCGAGGAGATTGCGGTCGCGCGGCGCGTTGAGGGCGGGCTGTGGGGCGGTTTGTGGGAGTTTCCGCAGGCGAGCGTTTTTGAAGGGGAGGACGCTGAGAGCGCGGCGCGGCGGGCTGCTTTGGCTATCGGGCTGACGGCAGGTCGGTTGTCTGCAGTCGGACGGTTTCGGGCTCAGGCGACGCATCGGAGGATCGAGCTTTGTGCTTTTTTTGGGCTGATGGAGAGCGGCGAGATGGAGGCGGATTTCGGGCCGGAGTCTCAGAGAAGGCCGGACACTGTGCTGCCCGGGCCTTATTCGGATGCGCGTTGGGCATCTCTGGATGAACTCTCTTCGTTAGCGATGTCGGCTCCGATGCGAAGGGTTGTCAAGGCGATTTCAGGGGGCTGA